From a single Erpetoichthys calabaricus chromosome 1, fErpCal1.3, whole genome shotgun sequence genomic region:
- the ankrd39 gene encoding ankyrin repeat domain-containing protein 39, translated as MFSEHRLKKLCCYIRWTQCIKNWDHPGQGLAVAYNFADKKERSIISRMSASENTKCTCCSHCSAVQLSVHQTLDEMEFERGIWSAAMNGELDRVKGFLDKGTNPCVVDKFGYTALHYASRSGSLSVCRTLLQHGACVNAQTRGGATSLHRAAYCGHGDVVALLLSSGADPKISDDDGATPLHKAARCGHVEICKVLVKNCPALKNLQDKNCRIPAGLVQNNIELMDLLMVPETVDC; from the exons ATGTTTTCTGAACATCGATTGAAGAAAT tgtgttGTTATATTAGGTGGACACAATGCATCAAGAACTGGGACCATCCAGGACAAGGATTAGCTGTTGCTTATAATTTCGCAGACAAGAAGGAGAGAAGTATTATCTCAAGAATGAGTGCTTCAGAAAATACCAAATGTACCTGCTGTTCCCATTGTTCAGCTGTCCAACTGAGTGTCCATCAGACTCTAGATGAAATGGAATTTGAAAGAG GTATTTGGTCAGCAGCTATGAATGGAGAGCTGGATAGAGTAAAAGGGTTTCTTGATAAAGGAACCAACCCCTGTGTTGTGGACAAGTTTGGTTATACAGCATTG CATTATGCAAGTCGTAGTGGCAGCCTTTCTGTTTGCCGTACCCTTCTGCAACATGGTGCATGTGTCAATGCCCAGACTAGGGGAGGAGCCACATCCCTTCACCGTGCAGCCTATTGTGGTCATGGGGATGTGGTGGCACTTTTGTTGTCAAGTGGAGCAGATCCAAAGATTTCTGATGATGACGGTGCTACTCCTTTACACAAG gcTGCAAGATGTGGACATGTGGAGATATGTAAAGTACTTGTCAAAAACTGTCCTGCTCTCAAGAATCTCCAGGATAAGAATTGTAGAATCCCAGCTGGCCTAGTCCAAAACAACATTGAACTCATGGACCTTCTTATGGTGCCAGAGACTGTAGACTGCTGA